A section of the Procambarus clarkii isolate CNS0578487 chromosome 68, FALCON_Pclarkii_2.0, whole genome shotgun sequence genome encodes:
- the LOC123774796 gene encoding proton-coupled zinc antiporter SLC30A2 isoform X1 — translation MDRRQGIINTFPGDSEATNAMDCDGILDDKLLDDVTPRISLIDDVMVEDVKPTFCTRCRTISTSFLSSSYVTGDNISIGSSDRCQPRDANTVFFVGERDLSQNDTDDVPLLHDGNEVEGGQRSLPSSNNSDHCHAPRLGSRASRQAMKKLFVACGLTTIFMIAEAVGGYMANSIAIMSDAAHLLSDLTSFIVSLVAIYLAMQPASKKMNFGYHRAEVLGAVISVLIIWVITGILVYAAIQRVISMEFEVEADTMIIVSALGVVINIILGVVLHVGGGEHGHSHGGRSHGHSHGGQNHSSRSGGNSTPAEQNAPSSTNVNVRAAFIHVLGDLIQSVGVLIAAYIIRFYPQYKIADPICTFLFSILVMITTIPILKDLGTVLMEGMPPGIDYAQVCSNLTALPGVKMVHSLHVWALTLDKNACSVHLAISPGSDPEVVLRDAQRVIRTRHHIFHTTIQVEQYQPQLMDNCQQCQPLSR, via the exons ATGGACAGGAGACAGGGCATTATCAACACATTCCCGGGGGATTCTGAGGCTACAAATGCTATGGATTGCGATGGAATCCTTGATGATAAACTCCTAGATGATGTGACGCCTCGAATCTCTCTCATAGATGATGTGATGGTTGAGGATGTGAAACCCACATTCTGTACTCGCTGTCGGACAATTTCCACCAGCTTCCTGTCCAGCTCGTATGTGACAGGTGACAATATTAGTATTGGAAGTAGCGACCGGTGTCAACCAAGGGATGCGAATACGGTTTTTTTTGTGGGTGAGAGAGACCTTTCCCAGAATGACACTGATGATGTGCCTCTCCTCCAT GATGGAAATGAAGTTGAAGGAGGACAAAGAAGTCTTCCATCAAGCAATAACTCTGACCACTGTCATGCTCCTCGACTTGGTTCCCGAGCATCCCGGCAAGCCATGAAGAAGCTCTTTGTGGCATGTGGCCTTACAACAATATTCATG ATTGCTGAAGCTGTAGGAGGGTACATGGCTAATAGTATTGCTATTATGTCTGATGCGGCTCACTTACTCAGTGACCTGACATCTTTCATTGTATCCTTGGTGGCAATATACCTTGCCATGCAACCTGCTTCAAAAAAGATGAACTTTGGATATCACAGGGCAG AGGTGTTAGGTGCTGTAATCAGTGTGTTGATCATCTGGGTCATCACAGGCATTCTAGTTTATGCAGCCATTCAACGTGTCATCTCCATGGAATTTGAAGTTGAAGCGGATACTATGATCATTGTGTCGGCTCTAGGTGTTGTTATTAATATCAT CCTTGGCGTTGTCCTTCATGTTGGTGGAGGGGAACATGGCCACAGCCATGGAGGACGGAGTcacggccacagtcacggaggacAAAATCATAGCTCCAGGTCCGGTGGAAATAGCACTCCCGCTGAGCAGAATGCACCATCCTCCACAAATGTTAATGTCAGAGCAGCCTTCATTCATGTATTGGGAGATTTAATACAAAGTGTTGGTGTTTTAATTGctgcatatattattagattttat CCACAGTATAAAATAGCAGACCCTATCTGCACCTTCCTCTTCTCCATCCTGGTGATGATAACAACAATACCAATCCTGAAGGATCTGGGTACTGTTTTGATGGAAGGCATGCCACCAGGGATCGACTATGCACAAGTTTGTTCAAACCTAACGGCACTACCTGGTGTGAAGATGGTTCACTCGCTACATGTTTGGGCACTTACTCTGGATAAAAATGCATGCTCTGTGCATTTAGCAATCA GTCCTGGTAGTGACCCAGAGGTTGTGTTAAGAGATGCCCAACGCGTTATAAGGACCCGTCACCACATTTTCCACACAACTATCCAAGTTGAGCAATACCAACCACAGCTTATGGACAACTGCCAACAGTGCCAACCACTCTCTAGATGA
- the LOC123774796 gene encoding proton-coupled zinc antiporter SLC30A2 isoform X5: MGFNMKILGRSPRYSKLPTCGEDGNEVEGGQRSLPSSNNSDHCHAPRLGSRASRQAMKKLFVACGLTTIFMIAEAVGGYMANSIAIMSDAAHLLSDLTSFIVSLVAIYLAMQPASKKMNFGYHRAEVLGAVISVLIIWVITGILVYAAIQRVISMEFEVEADTMIIVSALGVVINIILGVVLHVGGGEHGHSHGGRSHGHSHGGQNHSSRSGGNSTPAEQNAPSSTNVNVRAAFIHVLGDLIQSVGVLIAAYIIRFYPQYKIADPICTFLFSILVMITTIPILKDLGTVLMEGMPPGIDYAQVCSNLTALPGVKMVHSLHVWALTLDKNACSVHLAISPGSDPEVVLRDAQRVIRTRHHIFHTTIQVEQYQPQLMDNCQQCQPLSR, translated from the exons GATGGAAATGAAGTTGAAGGAGGACAAAGAAGTCTTCCATCAAGCAATAACTCTGACCACTGTCATGCTCCTCGACTTGGTTCCCGAGCATCCCGGCAAGCCATGAAGAAGCTCTTTGTGGCATGTGGCCTTACAACAATATTCATG ATTGCTGAAGCTGTAGGAGGGTACATGGCTAATAGTATTGCTATTATGTCTGATGCGGCTCACTTACTCAGTGACCTGACATCTTTCATTGTATCCTTGGTGGCAATATACCTTGCCATGCAACCTGCTTCAAAAAAGATGAACTTTGGATATCACAGGGCAG AGGTGTTAGGTGCTGTAATCAGTGTGTTGATCATCTGGGTCATCACAGGCATTCTAGTTTATGCAGCCATTCAACGTGTCATCTCCATGGAATTTGAAGTTGAAGCGGATACTATGATCATTGTGTCGGCTCTAGGTGTTGTTATTAATATCAT CCTTGGCGTTGTCCTTCATGTTGGTGGAGGGGAACATGGCCACAGCCATGGAGGACGGAGTcacggccacagtcacggaggacAAAATCATAGCTCCAGGTCCGGTGGAAATAGCACTCCCGCTGAGCAGAATGCACCATCCTCCACAAATGTTAATGTCAGAGCAGCCTTCATTCATGTATTGGGAGATTTAATACAAAGTGTTGGTGTTTTAATTGctgcatatattattagattttat CCACAGTATAAAATAGCAGACCCTATCTGCACCTTCCTCTTCTCCATCCTGGTGATGATAACAACAATACCAATCCTGAAGGATCTGGGTACTGTTTTGATGGAAGGCATGCCACCAGGGATCGACTATGCACAAGTTTGTTCAAACCTAACGGCACTACCTGGTGTGAAGATGGTTCACTCGCTACATGTTTGGGCACTTACTCTGGATAAAAATGCATGCTCTGTGCATTTAGCAATCA GTCCTGGTAGTGACCCAGAGGTTGTGTTAAGAGATGCCCAACGCGTTATAAGGACCCGTCACCACATTTTCCACACAACTATCCAAGTTGAGCAATACCAACCACAGCTTATGGACAACTGCCAACAGTGCCAACCACTCTCTAGATGA